AGGGCTTGCCGGCCGCACCGGCTTGGCTTTTGAATCGGGCTTGGCCAAACCGACCTTGACCGAAAAGGCGGACGCTTGGACCGTGAGCTTTCCCAAGGGGTTTTTGGTCAAGCGGGACGTTTATAATCAGATTCTCGCCTTCCATTACTTCCGTTCCGAGTCCCGCTGGGCCGAAACGGACGGCCCGAACGACGGCGCCGGTTTCACTTTCGCGGCAAGGGAGGATGCCGACCGGCTCACCAACCATTTCTTCGTTCTGTCCATGGAGCATCCGGTCAAATCCTTCTGGAAGTTCGACAATTATTTGACCTTCGGGCTGGGGTTGAACAGTTGGAAGATGACGGATGCAAACGGGAATTTGAAGCAGCTGGAGGACTTGAACGGCCGGATGTTCGACGCCAAGGACGACCGCATCATCCTCGCCGTCGGCGCCGGCGGCGAAATCTTCTTCTCCGATTACATCGCGCTGGATGTCGGCGGCGATTTGTACTACAACACCAAAATTCTTTCGCAATTTCAGGGCGACCGCAACATCAAAAACAAAAACAGCTACGGCCTTTTCAACGCTTTAACCAGTCTGCACACCCGGCTGAATTTCTACTTCGGGCGCGAAAGGGACTCCGACCGCGACGGCGTGCCGGACAAGCGGGACGCCTGCGACAACAACCGTCCGGGGGAAATTGTCGATTCCGACGGCTGCACGCTGGACAAGGACGCCGACGGCATTGTGGACTGGCTGGACTTGTGCGCCCAAACCCCCTACGGCACCCGTGTGGATGGCGACGGCTGCCCGCTCACCCACTCCTCCACCGAACCGTAAATCGGATTAATTTTTCAAAAAACCATTTTCTTCGGCAGCGTTTTAATGCTGCCTAACTGTTAACCATTCCAAACTCCTGCCGATAGAAAAACTAAAGGCCTTTGCGGCCAAAGCATCGAGGGGGCTCGCCTGGGAAGGGGGAAATTTGGGACGCTGTCCGGAGGAAACGCTCCGGCAAAAAAAGGAAACTCCCAAGCGAAGAATCGATGCGCCCCGCAAGGGCTTTTTTGTTTCTATTTTGTCATTCTGAGCGAAAGCGAAGAATCTCGTTTTTCAACCACTAATAACTAATTACTGCCTTTCGTTAGCACGGAAACCCCTCCTGCAAAAACACCGCATTCAGCTCCAAAACAATATCCGCCGGCGTCCCCATCCCGTCACAATTCAAATCGCACGAGGAAACTCCCCCCGGCGGCGGCATCTGCAGCATCACGCAGTTCAAAATCCAAACCACATCCGCCGGGGAAAGCGCCACATCCTGGTTCAAATCCCCCTTCGGATAAGCCACCGTTATGACGCTTTTGACAAAATTCGCCGGCCTATCCCGCGGTTCGGTATTGGTAAAAGTGTTTTGCAAACCTTGTATGGTGCAGGTATCCAGCTCAAACGTTCCCAGATTGTTCCAAACCGTGTCAAATTTGATTTGCCACACCGCCTTTCGCACGGCATTGGGTGGTTCTATTGTAATGGGGTCCGCCGGGTCAAACCCGCCCCCCACCAAAAAGGAATCCGGGCTCGTGCTGTTATATCTAAAGAAATTAGAAGCTGCCCCATACCGCAAACCCGGCACCAACGAAGTTATCACCACACTAAAAGTTCGATTCCCATTGGAGTGCCGTGGCAAAATGCCATACGCCCCGCCGGAAGTGGATTTCTCAACCAAGACCAGCGTCAAAAAAGAGAGCGAATCCTTGTTGGTTATATAAACGGTCACCGTCGTGTACGGATGCCCCGCCCCCGGCACCACCGTCTTCGACTCCAGAATCACCGAATCTCTCGGGTCCGGCGGCTGAACTACCCTTACCACGCTCTTCACAAAATTCACCGGCCAATCGGTCGGGCCCGTGTCGGTGAAAGTGGGAGAAAGACCGAACAATGTAGCGGAGTCCAGCTCAAAGGTCCCCGGATTATTCCAAACCGAGTCGAATTTTATCTCCCAGATAGGCGTTCGGACGGGAAAAGGCGGTGCAATGTTGGAAGGATCGGCAGGGTCAAAGCCGGCGGCAATTAGGAAAGAGTCCGGACTGGAATTGTTATACTTGCTTAAAGCAACCGCCATTTGCGCGCGAAAATACGGAGACAAAAAGTTGATTATCCCGGGAAGACTCCGGGGATAGCCCAGAATGCCGTATGCCCCACCAGAGGTGGAAACCTCTTTCAAGGCCAAAGTAAGATAAGTAAGTGAATCCACGCTGGTGATGTACGTCTTCACGTACAGATAGGCCGCTGTATCGCTTCCGCTCCCCGGATAAAAACCGGGCGCCACCGTTTTTGATTCAAGGATAATCGAATCCCCCGGCCGGGCCTGCCCATAAGCCGTTGCTGCGGCAACTAAAGACAACAAAACCACAATCAAGATTTTCACGCGCCCCTCCTTTGGAAGGTTGCAAAATCCGACCGGCGAACCTGCCCGTTCATTTTTTAACTTTTCCTTTCCGGTTAAAGCTAACCCCCCCCTTTTTTTTTGTCAAGCCCTTGTAGGGGCGAGGCCTGCCTCGCCCTTACACCAAAAGTGCAAGGACTACTAACACGGAAACGCCCCGCCGGAAAACGTCCGGTTTAAAAGAATCACCACGTCTGCCGGCGTGCTGGTCCCGCTGCAGTCAAAATCACAGGCCGAATCCCCCCCCGGCGGCGGCTCGGCGGAAAAAACGCATAAGAGATGCAGAACCACGTCCGCGGGCGTTACCGCCAAATCCAGATTCAAATCCCCCTTCAAATACGCAATTCGCCGCAATTGCCCGCTGTTGGGGGCAAAATTGACGAACTGCAAAAGGTAATACAAAGCCCCGTCCCGCCCCACTTGGAAATCGGAGCCGGATACAAAACCAACCCCCCAGTTCGCCGTGTCCGGCTGCCCCGGCACATCCGGTGCCCCGCTCCAGATGCCTCCGGTTTTCTTGATACGCCGCAAAAATCCCTCATAGTAGTCGATGAAAAAGAAGTCCCCGTCATATTCGGGGGGAAAATTGTAAAAATTCGGCCCGCTTGCCGGACGATACAAGCCGGCGGAGATGATGGAGGCGGTGAAGCCGGAGCGGTTGTAATAGGCGATGGGCGCGTCAAAACTGCCGTTTCCGAACCCTCCCGGCTCGTTGCATCCGGCAATCACGCGGGAGGCCGGCCCTTCCCGGAACGGCCAGCCAAAATTCTCCCCCCCCGCGCACTCGCTCACTTCCTCCCACGTCCCCTGCCCCACGTCCGCGATATACAAATTTCCCGTCTGCGCATCGATGTTGAACCGGAACGGATTGCGCAGCCCATACGCCCACACCAGCCGCGCGTTGGCATCCGGGCCGGGAAAAGGATTGCCCGGCGCGATTAAAGCCGACTTGGAGGCCGGGCCCGAACCGCCCCCCGGCAAACTGTCAACGGAAAGCCGCAAAATGACTCCCTTGAAGGTTGTGGAATCCTGCGCGGCGCAGGGGTCGGCATCCTCGCCAAGCGAAGCATATAGCATCCCGTCCGGCCCGAACCGTATCGTCCCGCCGTTGTGGTTGTCCGCATTGTCCGGAATGTCGGTGATGATGTTGTAGCGGCTCCCCAGCGCCAGATTATGGCTCGAAGAATTGCTCAAATCCCCCGTCGCCGTGAACATCGCAAGATAAATGACGGAACCCGGCGTCCGGTCGAAGTAAACATAGACGTACGGACGACTCGGCCACCCCGGGTCGATGGCAATTCCCAAAAGCCCCTGCTCGTTCCCGGCCGTGTTCACGTCCGCAATGGTTGCAATCGGGTCGGTGGTGGAAATCGCTCCGTTGACAATCATCCGGATTCTCCGCGTCTTCTGCTCGGCAAACAAAATCCTGCCATCCGGCAAAAAAGCAAAGGCCGAGGGCTGCGATAGTCCGGTTACAATCGGCTGGTCAACAAACCCCGTCGGCACCGTCCCCCCGCTCGCCGGGGTATGGGGGAAAAAAACAGGGACGGCCGCCCATAAACAGGCCAAAGCCGTCCCGAACAACGTCCTACATCTCCTCACTGTATGTTTATACGGCGGTCGGTGCATATTAGCTGAAAAGAAAAAATGTAGGGGCGAGGCATGCCTCGCCCTCACGAAATGTCAGCAATCCCGGTCTAACACGGAAACGCCGCCCCCGAAAAAACGGCGTTCAAAAGCAAAACCGCGTCCGATTGCGTGTTGCTCCCGCTGCAGTTCAAATCGCACCCTTGAAAACCCACCGGCGGCGGGGTCAAGAGAAAAATACAGTTTAGGATATGTATCAAATCCGCGGGTGTCAGCGAGCCGTCCGCGTTCATATCCCCCTTCCGGACGGACACGGAAAAATCGATTTGGCAATTGCTCGTTGCCCCGCATAAATCCCGTACTTGCACGGTTGCAGAGCGCAAACCCCATTGCGACCCGCTTGGCGTCCATTGCACCAGCCCGGAGGGGGAAACCGTAAGCCCCGCCGGCCCGGAAACGAGCGAGAATTGCAAATTTCCATTATCCACCGGGTCGATATCCGCACCGGAAAGTTGTAACGAAAACGCCGCCCCCGTATCCCCCTTCACCACATCCATAGGACAATTGTTGATAGTCGGCGCGGCGTTCGTTACCACCAGCGCAAAAAGACAGCTCGTGGACTCCGGCCCCGGCCAGCAGCCCCCAAAACTGTCAATCGCAAGCGCGTGCACGAATTGCGGCGAAAAACCGACGTCGGAGCAGGAGGTTTGATACGACCACGTTCCATTAGAGCCAACCGTCCCCGGCCCGCTTAACTTGGAAAACGACAACAAATCCCCCGCATCCGGGTCCGAGCCGTTGAACTGGTTGGTTGCCATCTCCCCGTGCGAAACCGTAACCGTGCTTTGTGCGGGAGAGCAAGAAGGCGCATTGTCAATGACGTTAAGCGTAAAACTACATTGGTTAACGGTACCCGATTGACTCACACCGCGAACCGTCACCGGAATAGCTCCAAGCGGGCACCGTCCGGAAAATGTATAGACCCCGCTGGAGTTGATGGAACCCGGGCCGCTGGTCACCGACCAAGTCACCGATGCATCGGCATCAAAATCATAATTGTAAGGTCGGCCATACAAAACGTTGCCTCCCGCGCCTGCACAATTCAAAATACCCCAATCGTCACTCATGAAAATTCCGCCCCAAACGAAGTTGACACCAATTGAAGTTCCGCCAATACTTACGAAACCGACCCGGTTGTCAAAAATTACCGCCGAATCGATTGCTGCCTGGCCGGCTCCCTTTGTCGAATCAAATCGCATCTCCCAGAATACCTTTCGAGTCGAATTGGGCAGCTCTGCTGTGGCCGTATCGCTCGGGTCCCAAAAAGCCGACCAAATCGCTGAATCCGGACTGGCGTTGTTTAGGAAAGGAGAAAAGGTCAGATTGTTTCCCAAAGTGGAAGTCAGCCGGTTCATCGTCCCGGCAAACGTGCGTGGATAGCCGAGGACGACAAACGCTGTGCCGGAAAGAGTGCGTATCTCCACCGGCAAGGTAAAATTTGCCAGTGTATCTTTGTTTGTGATGTCGACCCTGATTAAAAGAGCCCCGGAACCGGCCAGCCCGGTTGCGGCGGTCTTTGATTCGATAATCACCGAATCCCGCGCATCCGGCTGGGCAAAAACGTTGGAAGCGGTTAATAGCAGAATTGCGGCAACAAGCCCTTTCATTCTTCTGTAGTTTTCCTTTCCGGTAAAAGTTAACTAATTCCCACCCCCCGTCAACGAAAAAAAACACCCCTTGAGAATTCCCCCGGTAGCCGACACGTTAGTGTCGGGTATTGCCTAACACGGAAACCCCTCCCCCCCAAACACGGCGTTCATCAATAGCATCACGTCCGCTAAGGTCCGCTCCCCGTCGCAGTTCAAATCGCACGCCCCAAACCCCGCCGGCGGCGGCAGGTTCTGCATCACGGCGTATAGAATCAAAACCGCGTCCGCCGGCGTCAAAACCGTACTCATATCCAAATCCCCCCTGTACGCAAGCGTGAGGATGGCGGGTAAAAAGTTGACCGGCGCATCCACCGGCGCCGTGTTGGTGAAAAGGGAAACAAGACCGGCAATGGTGCTGTTTTCCAGTATCACCTGCCCCGCAGAGTCGGAACTGTGCCTGAACTTCAATTCCCAAATCGGCTTGCGGGCCGCGTTGGGCGGCTCAATCGTCTCCGGAGTGCTCCCGTCAAAACCCGCCGCAATCAGGAACCGGTCGGGGCTGTGGTCGTTGTAAGAAGAGACGCTGATGTTAGCAAAATAACGCAGCGTATTGGTCAAGGGAGTCACAACGCTCCCAAACGTGAGCGCTCCGCCCGGGCTTCGGTTCAACAAAACATACGCCGAGCCAACCAGGGAAGATTCCCGGCAGACAAAGGTCAAAAAAGTTATAGAATCCTTGTTGGTGATGGAAAGTTTTATGGTGAAAGCCGGGTTGCCCGTCAGGCCGGGCGCCAGGGTCTTCGATTCAAGTATGATGGAATCCCACGGGTCGGGCACTTGGGCCAACGCCGTCGCCGCCGTTAGCATCGAAAAAATCAGGAGAACTCCCCACTTTTTCAGCACGGAATTTTTTCCCTCCCCCTCTCTGTGTCGGAGAGGGGATAAAGGGGTGAGGTCTAACAAGGAAACCCCCGCCCCATAAACACCGCCATAAGCTCCAAAATCACATCCGCCGGGCTCCGCTTGTTGTCGCAGTTCAAATCGCAGGGATACGCCCCGCCACCCGGCATTCCCATATCAAAAACGCAGTTCAAAAGCTCCACCACGTCCGCCCCGCTCAAACTCCCGTCCAAATTGAAATCCCCTTTCGGCCGCACGGTGATGACCGACTTGACGAAATTCACCGGTAGTTCACGAGGTTCCGTGGTCGTGAATGTGGTAGGCAAATTTTGAACATGGGTCGAATCGATCTCAAAGGTACCGGAATCCAGAAAGACGGAATCAAATGTTATCTCCCAAATCGCCTTCCGGGTCACATTGGGCGGCTCAATCGTTGTTGGGTCGGCAGGGTCAAAACCACCGGATATCAAAAACTTATCTGGACTTTCTCCCTCGTATGGAAAGGGACAGACATCTATCGTTTTATTCAACGTATTGGTCAAAAACCTCATAAAATTCCGGGGCGGGCACCAGGGCCCGGAAAGCTGGGCATACGCCCCATTGGTAAGCGTGCTTTCTTTTAAAGCTAGTGTAAGAAAAGTCAACGAATCCTTGTTGGTAATGTAAACCTTCATCGTAAAAGCCGGGTCGCCTACACCGGGCAAGACAACTTTCGATTCCAGAATCACCGAATCCCGCGGGTCGGCCTGCGGGCGAACCGTAATGATGCCTTTCACGAAATTCACCGGCAAATCCTGCGGCCCTGTATTGGTGAAGGTGGGTTTAAGCCCCATAACTGTGGCGGAATCCAGCTCAAACGTGCCCGCATTCGGTCGGACGGAGTCAAATTTTATCTCCCAGATGGGCGTTCGGACGTTAAAGGGCGGCGCAATGGTGGAGGGATCAGCCGGGTCAAAACCGGCAGCCAAGAGAAGAGTGTCCGGGCTGCTGTTGTCGTACCATAAAGTGAAGGCGGGTGGGTTCCGAAAGTAGTTGCTCAAGGGTGATAGTATGCCAA
The nucleotide sequence above comes from Verrucomicrobiia bacterium. Encoded proteins:
- a CDS encoding PQQ-dependent sugar dehydrogenase → MPTGFVDQPIVTGLSQPSAFAFLPDGRILFAEQKTRRIRMIVNGAISTTDPIATIADVNTAGNEQGLLGIAIDPGWPSRPYVYVYFDRTPGSVIYLAMFTATGDLSNSSSHNLALGSRYNIITDIPDNADNHNGGTIRFGPDGMLYASLGEDADPCAAQDSTTFKGVILRLSVDSLPGGGSGPASKSALIAPGNPFPGPDANARLVWAYGLRNPFRFNIDAQTGNLYIADVGQGTWEEVSECAGGENFGWPFREGPASRVIAGCNEPGGFGNGSFDAPIAYYNRSGFTASIISAGLYRPASGPNFYNFPPEYDGDFFFIDYYEGFLRRIKKTGGIWSGAPDVPGQPDTANWGVGFVSGSDFQVGRDGALYYLLQFVNFAPNSGQLRRIAYLKGDLNLDLAVTPADVVLHLLCVFSAEPPPGGDSACDFDCSGTSTPADVVILLNRTFSGGAFPC
- a CDS encoding putative Ig domain-containing protein; its protein translation is MKGLVAAILLLTASNVFAQPDARDSVIIESKTAATGLAGSGALLIRVDITNKDTLANFTLPVEIRTLSGTAFVVLGYPRTFAGTMNRLTSTLGNNLTFSPFLNNASPDSAIWSAFWDPSDTATAELPNSTRKVFWEMRFDSTKGAGQAAIDSAVIFDNRVGFVSIGGTSIGVNFVWGGIFMSDDWGILNCAGAGGNVLYGRPYNYDFDADASVTWSVTSGPGSINSSGVYTFSGRCPLGAIPVTVRGVSQSGTVNQCSFTLNVIDNAPSCSPAQSTVTVSHGEMATNQFNGSDPDAGDLLSFSKLSGPGTVGSNGTWSYQTSCSDVGFSPQFVHALAIDSFGGCWPGPESTSCLFALVVTNAAPTINNCPMDVVKGDTGAAFSLQLSGADIDPVDNGNLQFSLVSGPAGLTVSPSGLVQWTPSGSQWGLRSATVQVRDLCGATSNCQIDFSVSVRKGDMNADGSLTPADLIHILNCIFLLTPPPVGFQGCDLNCSGSNTQSDAVLLLNAVFSGAAFPC